A section of the Eublepharis macularius isolate TG4126 chromosome 1, MPM_Emac_v1.0, whole genome shotgun sequence genome encodes:
- the ELOVL5 gene encoding elongation of very long chain fatty acids protein 5 isoform X2 produces MTRPRQYSPENPQQPLEYVLLIFKVFTMESLDKTINSYLDVWLGPRDPRVKGWLLLSNYTPTFIFSILYLLIVWIGPKYMQNRQPFSCRGILVIYNLGLTLLSLYMFYELVTGVWEGGYNFFCQDTHSGGEADMKIIRVLWWYYFSKLIEFMDTFFFILRKNNHQITVLHVYHHATMLNIWWFVMNWVPCGHSYFGATLNSFIHVLMYSYYGLSAVPSMRPYLWWKKYITQGQLTQFVLTIFQTSCGVVWPCAFPMGWLYFQICYMISLIILFTNFYIQTYNKKAASRRKEYQNGSTAAVNGYTNSFSSLENNVKQRKQRKD; encoded by the exons atgacaagaccacggcaatacagcccggaaaacccacaacaaccactggaATAcgttttgttaatctttaag GTTTTTACCATGGAATCCCTGGATAAAACAATCAATAGCTATCTGGATGTTTGGCTTGGACCAAGAG atcCCAGAGTAAAAGGGTGGCTTCTCCTCAGTAATTATACACCTACCTTTATTTTTTCCATCTTATACCTACTAATTGTATGGATAGGGCCAAAGTACATGCAGAACAGACAGCCGTTCTCATGCCGGGGTATTCTAGTGATCTATAATCTTGGACTCACATTGCTCTCCCTTTATATGTTTTATGAG CTGGTGACGGGTGTATGGGAAGGAGGATACAATTTCTTCTGTCAGGACACGCACAGTGGAGGTGAAGCTGATATGAAG ATCATACGTGTCCTCTGGTGGTACTACTTCTCAAAGCTCATTGAATTCATGGATACCTTCTTCTTTATTTTACGGAAAAATAACCACCAGATCACTGTTCTTCATGTCTACCACCATGCAACTATGCTGAACATCTGGTGGTTTGTTATGAACTGGGTGCCTTGTGGCCATT CCTATTTCGGTGCCACTCTTAACAGCTTCATTCATGTCCTCATGTATTCCTACTATGGATTATCTGCTGTTCCATCCATGCGTCCATATCTCTGGTGGAAGAAGTATATTACTCAGGGACAGCTG ACTCAGTTTGTCCTGACAATCTTCCAGACAAGCTGTGGGGTCGTGTGGCCTTGTGCATTTCCTATGGGATGGCTGTACTTCCAGATATGCTACATGATCTCCTTAATAATCCTCTTCACAAATTTCTATATTCAG aCTTACAATAAAAAGGCTGCCTCCAGAAGGAAAGAGTATCAGAATGGTTCTACAGCTGCTGTGAACGGGTACACAAATAGCTTTTCTTCCCTCGAGAACAATGTgaagcaaagaaaacaaaggaaggATTGA
- the ELOVL5 gene encoding elongation of very long chain fatty acids protein 5 isoform X1: MESLDKTINSYLDVWLGPRDPRVKGWLLLSNYTPTFIFSILYLLIVWIGPKYMQNRQPFSCRGILVIYNLGLTLLSLYMFYELVTGVWEGGYNFFCQDTHSGGEADMKIIRVLWWYYFSKLIEFMDTFFFILRKNNHQITVLHVYHHATMLNIWWFVMNWVPCGHSYFGATLNSFIHVLMYSYYGLSAVPSMRPYLWWKKYITQGQLTQFVLTIFQTSCGVVWPCAFPMGWLYFQICYMISLIILFTNFYIQTYNKKAASRRKEYQNGSTAAVNGYTNSFSSLENNVKQRKQRKD, translated from the exons ATGGAATCCCTGGATAAAACAATCAATAGCTATCTGGATGTTTGGCTTGGACCAAGAG atcCCAGAGTAAAAGGGTGGCTTCTCCTCAGTAATTATACACCTACCTTTATTTTTTCCATCTTATACCTACTAATTGTATGGATAGGGCCAAAGTACATGCAGAACAGACAGCCGTTCTCATGCCGGGGTATTCTAGTGATCTATAATCTTGGACTCACATTGCTCTCCCTTTATATGTTTTATGAG CTGGTGACGGGTGTATGGGAAGGAGGATACAATTTCTTCTGTCAGGACACGCACAGTGGAGGTGAAGCTGATATGAAG ATCATACGTGTCCTCTGGTGGTACTACTTCTCAAAGCTCATTGAATTCATGGATACCTTCTTCTTTATTTTACGGAAAAATAACCACCAGATCACTGTTCTTCATGTCTACCACCATGCAACTATGCTGAACATCTGGTGGTTTGTTATGAACTGGGTGCCTTGTGGCCATT CCTATTTCGGTGCCACTCTTAACAGCTTCATTCATGTCCTCATGTATTCCTACTATGGATTATCTGCTGTTCCATCCATGCGTCCATATCTCTGGTGGAAGAAGTATATTACTCAGGGACAGCTG ACTCAGTTTGTCCTGACAATCTTCCAGACAAGCTGTGGGGTCGTGTGGCCTTGTGCATTTCCTATGGGATGGCTGTACTTCCAGATATGCTACATGATCTCCTTAATAATCCTCTTCACAAATTTCTATATTCAG aCTTACAATAAAAAGGCTGCCTCCAGAAGGAAAGAGTATCAGAATGGTTCTACAGCTGCTGTGAACGGGTACACAAATAGCTTTTCTTCCCTCGAGAACAATGTgaagcaaagaaaacaaaggaaggATTGA